One window of Macrococcus sp. 19Msa1099 genomic DNA carries:
- the xerD gene encoding site-specific tyrosine recombinase XerD: MQEIIDEFLHFIMIEKGLSENTIAAYRRDLNHYKKFLEESHIGSIDNIDRFTISLFLGKLKDDGKSSKTLARITASVRGFHQFALREKYAVKDPTIILEPPKFERKLPDILTVEEVDIFLSSPDTSKVTGRRDQAMLELLYATGMRVSELINLDVADVNTIMGFVKVTGKGNKERIVPIGTHMIKLMDAYIANTRHKMLKKEMTDSLFLNFHGKRMTRQGFWKIMKQVQAESGIQKRLTPHTLRHSFATHLLENGADLRAVQEMLGHADISSTQLYTHIDTKQIREVYKNTHPRA; encoded by the coding sequence ATGCAGGAAATCATAGATGAATTTTTACACTTTATTATGATTGAAAAAGGACTGAGTGAAAATACGATCGCAGCGTACAGAAGAGATTTGAATCATTATAAGAAGTTTTTAGAAGAATCACATATTGGTTCTATAGATAATATCGATAGATTTACGATTTCATTATTTCTCGGCAAGTTAAAGGACGATGGTAAATCGTCAAAGACGCTTGCTAGAATCACTGCATCCGTTCGAGGATTCCATCAGTTTGCACTTAGAGAAAAATATGCAGTGAAAGATCCGACAATCATCCTGGAACCGCCAAAATTTGAAAGAAAACTTCCGGATATACTCACGGTTGAGGAAGTTGACATTTTCTTATCTTCACCTGATACCTCTAAAGTAACAGGTAGAAGGGACCAGGCAATGCTCGAACTACTATACGCAACAGGTATGCGCGTGTCAGAACTTATCAATCTGGATGTCGCGGATGTAAATACTATTATGGGCTTTGTTAAAGTGACAGGTAAAGGTAATAAGGAGCGCATTGTCCCTATAGGAACGCATATGATTAAGCTGATGGATGCTTATATTGCGAACACACGTCATAAAATGCTTAAAAAGGAGATGACGGATAGTTTGTTTCTGAATTTCCATGGAAAGCGTATGACTAGACAGGGCTTCTGGAAGATAATGAAACAGGTCCAGGCAGAGTCAGGAATACAAAAAAGGCTGACACCTCATACGTTAAGGCATTCGTTCGCCACACACCTGCTTGAGAACGGTGCAGACTTACGTGCTGTACAGGAGATGCTTGGGCATGCTGATATTTCATCTACGCAGCTATATACACATATCGATACGAAACAAATTCGTGAAGTTTATAAAAATACACACCCGAGAGCATAG
- a CDS encoding Fur family transcriptional regulator, with the protein MQERINRIKEQLHEASYKLTPQREATVTVLLENEADHLSAEDVFLKVKEKSPEIGLATVYRTLELLAELKVVDKINFGDGVARFDLRKEGAKHFHHHLVCMNCGAVEEIEEDLLEDVEKKVERDYHFQIMDHRLTFHGICRMCTEKGYRADELNKRINE; encoded by the coding sequence ATGCAGGAAAGAATTAATAGAATAAAGGAGCAGTTACATGAAGCTTCTTATAAACTAACCCCTCAAAGGGAAGCGACAGTTACTGTATTATTGGAGAATGAAGCAGATCATCTAAGTGCGGAAGATGTTTTTCTGAAGGTAAAGGAAAAATCTCCTGAAATTGGACTCGCAACGGTTTATCGGACACTAGAGCTTTTAGCTGAACTGAAAGTTGTAGATAAAATAAATTTTGGTGATGGGGTCGCACGTTTTGACCTGAGAAAAGAAGGTGCAAAACACTTCCATCATCACCTTGTGTGCATGAATTGCGGTGCGGTGGAAGAGATTGAAGAAGATTTACTTGAGGATGTTGAGAAAAAGGTTGAACGTGACTATCACTTTCAGATTATGGACCACCGTCTGACCTTTCATGGAATATGTAGAATGTGCACTGAAAAAGGTTACAGAGCAGATGAACTTAATAAACGTATCAATGAATAA
- a CDS encoding NUDIX hydrolase: protein MDLTERTIEKTQIFDGKVIKVEEHIVTLPNGKETVREVVKHPGAVAILAVKDNKILFVEQFRKAMEKCLIEVPAGKVEPGEERIETARRELEEETGYTPLQLSLLKEFYVSPGFCDEFISLYYTDTLVASNELSPDEDEFVSHHWLTLDEALHWIDEGKIEDAKTIIAILNYQLKLRK from the coding sequence ATGGATCTGACAGAGCGTACGATTGAAAAAACACAAATATTTGACGGTAAAGTGATTAAGGTTGAAGAACATATCGTTACATTACCCAATGGCAAAGAAACAGTGAGAGAAGTTGTAAAACATCCAGGAGCTGTTGCGATTCTTGCTGTTAAAGACAATAAGATTCTATTTGTAGAACAATTTCGCAAGGCAATGGAGAAATGTCTGATTGAAGTCCCGGCAGGAAAGGTTGAACCAGGAGAAGAAAGAATAGAAACTGCTAGGCGTGAACTTGAAGAGGAAACTGGGTATACGCCTCTGCAATTATCACTTTTAAAAGAATTCTATGTATCTCCAGGTTTTTGTGATGAATTTATTTCGCTTTATTATACTGATACTTTAGTTGCATCTAACGAACTATCTCCTGATGAGGATGAGTTTGTCAGTCATCATTGGCTGACATTAGATGAAGCTCTGCACTGGATAGATGAAGGCAAGATAGAAGATGCGAAGACGATTATTGCGATATTAAATTATCAGCTCAAATTAAGAAAATAA
- a CDS encoding aldo/keto reductase — translation MKTNHTKSGLIFSQLGLGAMNLPQTQAEADKILKTALENNITYIDTADLYQKGRNEETIGEFLSSNKLRHEVTIASKVGNEFNMINDEVKWNPSKSHIKRSITDSLARLKTDYLDLYMLHGGTIEDNKDEVIDTFESLKKEGLIRAYGISSIRPNVIDYYLEHSNIDSIMMQFSLIDNRPEQLIESIEKHDVRILARGPLMKGLLTDHASRILDTKFKDGILDSSYEALKQSIDHAKRSGNLTELAYQYLLQYPVASIVNGASSKEQLLENIKHFENALKQQGSNIEQVRRFFKDIDYKDHIK, via the coding sequence TTGAAGACAAATCATACGAAAAGTGGGCTTATATTTTCACAGCTCGGCTTAGGAGCAATGAATCTTCCTCAAACACAAGCCGAGGCAGATAAAATTTTAAAGACGGCGTTAGAAAATAATATTACTTATATTGATACTGCCGACTTGTATCAAAAAGGACGTAACGAGGAAACTATTGGGGAATTTCTGAGTTCTAATAAGCTCAGACATGAAGTAACCATTGCTTCTAAAGTTGGGAATGAGTTTAATATGATTAACGATGAAGTTAAATGGAATCCTTCTAAATCTCACATAAAACGTAGTATTACTGACAGCTTAGCCCGTTTAAAGACAGATTATCTGGATTTATATATGCTGCATGGCGGGACGATTGAAGATAATAAGGATGAAGTCATAGACACGTTTGAAAGCTTAAAGAAAGAAGGATTAATTCGTGCTTATGGCATAAGCTCTATCAGACCGAACGTTATTGATTATTACCTTGAACATAGCAATATTGACTCAATAATGATGCAGTTCAGTTTAATCGATAATAGACCAGAGCAGCTTATTGAAAGTATCGAGAAGCACGATGTTCGAATATTGGCAAGAGGTCCTTTAATGAAAGGTCTACTGACAGATCATGCATCCCGCATACTAGATACTAAATTTAAAGACGGCATTTTAGATTCGAGTTATGAAGCATTAAAACAGAGTATTGATCACGCTAAGCGTTCTGGAAATCTAACTGAACTTGCGTATCAATATTTACTGCAGTATCCTGTAGCATCGATTGTAAACGGTGCATCAAGCAAGGAACAGTTACTGGAAAATATTAAGCATTTCGAAAATGCGTTGAAGCAACAAGGATCAAACATCGAACAAGTAAGGAGATTTTTTAAAGATATTGATTATAAGGATCATATTAAATGA
- a CDS encoding alpha/beta hydrolase: protein MKSRTLINTLLGLSVASGITSSITGIIASNYLLNFKLRDVEVIRRREIKAKRLDEQAFKALNPIDVTIHSRNGYNLSGTVVKPYQHNYWMIFCHGVTENKITSIKYLNLFISLGFNGIIFDHRRHGQSEGNHSTYGYYEKTDLESVITFLKEQYGYDIKFGIHGESMGAATTLLYAGELANEAEFYISDCAFSNFSQLLTQIIEQKSRLGSGFLLYSMNRILRLRTHFTLNQVSPINVIHNVEQPILFIHSKPDTFIPYTHSVDLYNKKIGPKMRWYPEHGGHAASYNVNPLTYKKVVQNFLETYNLLPPAQP from the coding sequence ATGAAATCAAGAACACTGATAAACACATTGTTAGGTCTATCTGTTGCGAGTGGTATTACTTCCAGCATCACTGGTATTATTGCTTCAAATTATCTTCTGAACTTTAAGCTAAGAGACGTTGAAGTAATCAGGAGAAGAGAGATCAAAGCAAAACGGCTGGATGAACAAGCCTTTAAAGCATTGAATCCAATCGATGTAACAATTCACTCACGCAACGGCTATAATCTTAGCGGAACAGTGGTTAAGCCTTATCAACATAATTACTGGATGATTTTTTGTCATGGTGTCACCGAGAATAAGATAACAAGCATAAAATATTTAAATCTATTCATATCATTAGGCTTTAATGGTATCATCTTTGATCATAGAAGACATGGCCAAAGTGAGGGTAATCACTCAACATATGGATACTATGAAAAAACCGATCTGGAAAGTGTGATCACCTTCTTGAAGGAGCAGTATGGCTATGATATTAAGTTTGGCATTCATGGTGAGTCTATGGGTGCAGCAACAACATTGCTCTATGCTGGAGAGCTCGCAAATGAAGCTGAGTTCTATATTTCTGATTGCGCTTTTAGTAACTTTAGTCAGCTGCTGACTCAGATCATCGAACAAAAGTCGAGATTAGGAAGCGGCTTCCTTCTCTATTCTATGAATCGAATATTAAGACTAAGAACACATTTCACCTTAAATCAGGTCTCACCTATCAATGTCATACACAATGTCGAACAACCTATCCTGTTCATCCATTCAAAACCAGATACATTTATCCCATATACACATTCCGTTGACCTTTATAACAAGAAGATTGGACCTAAGATGCGCTGGTATCCGGAACATGGTGGTCATGCTGCGAGCTATAACGTCAACCCTCTGACATATAAGAAAGTCGTACAAAACTTTCTTGAAACATACAACCTATTGCCTCCAGCTCAGCCATAA
- a CDS encoding SDR family NAD(P)-dependent oxidoreductase: MSKRILITGASGGIGIKLAEQLLIEGNTVYACARTLSKLFHLRESFVDRCVLLYADFKSEESTLAFIEEVARIDFDVVIFCAGFANYRSLVSMTPEIMNEMMFVNYQSVVYIIKSMLNEQHKPHFIILGSLAAHAATPGGAIYSASKAALNQTINALRLEMPEASFTVVNTGPVDTEFIFKASGNVSLLNRLIMIRSDILTQEIIKAIHNPRREINRPKWMYIALKVYNLAPRSIEKMFKPFFMTKVK, translated from the coding sequence ATGAGTAAAAGAATATTGATAACGGGTGCCTCGGGAGGCATTGGAATTAAACTTGCTGAACAGCTTCTAATAGAAGGAAACACGGTGTATGCATGTGCAAGAACATTAAGTAAGCTCTTTCATCTAAGAGAATCGTTCGTTGATCGATGTGTATTGCTATATGCTGACTTTAAGTCAGAGGAGTCAACTTTGGCCTTTATTGAGGAGGTAGCTCGTATTGACTTTGATGTTGTAATATTTTGTGCAGGATTCGCAAATTATCGATCGCTCGTGTCGATGACACCCGAAATAATGAATGAGATGATGTTCGTCAACTATCAAAGTGTCGTCTATATTATCAAGTCGATGTTAAATGAACAACACAAACCGCATTTCATTATACTAGGTTCATTGGCGGCTCATGCAGCGACCCCAGGAGGGGCAATCTATTCTGCTTCTAAAGCTGCACTCAATCAAACGATAAATGCTTTGCGGCTCGAGATGCCTGAAGCTTCATTTACTGTTGTCAACACAGGTCCAGTAGATACAGAATTTATCTTTAAGGCGAGCGGCAATGTATCTCTCTTAAATCGTCTGATTATGATACGTAGTGATATACTGACACAAGAAATAATAAAGGCAATACACAATCCACGAAGAGAAATTAATCGTCCAAAGTGGATGTATATTGCTTTAAAGGTGTATAACCTCGCTCCACGCTCCATCGAAAAGATGTTCAAACCATTTTTTATGACAAAAGTAAAATGA
- the proC gene encoding pyrroline-5-carboxylate reductase: MKIVFFGSGNMASAIFIGLVESKTIQGKDIFITNRSNEEELKRFNQLYQINYSYDDEALLKDADFVFLAVKPYDFDSVAQRIKPYLFEENHFVSMMAGVPINQIKNKLNAHNPVARIMPNTNAHVQQSVTGISYSDNFGEDAKSNLNALLEAFGTSIEVKEESLHDVTAITGSGPAFLYYVYEEYIKAAKHLGLSPDDTDIAVRNLIIGTGRMLENSELSIDQLRENITSKGGTTKAGLDALRKHPIEEIFIDCLEHALNRSKELSE, from the coding sequence ATGAAAATCGTGTTCTTTGGTTCTGGTAATATGGCAAGTGCCATTTTTATCGGACTTGTTGAGAGTAAAACGATTCAAGGCAAGGATATATTTATCACGAACCGCTCTAATGAAGAAGAATTAAAACGCTTTAATCAACTTTATCAAATAAATTATAGCTATGACGACGAGGCTCTGTTAAAAGATGCTGATTTCGTCTTCCTGGCGGTAAAACCGTACGACTTTGATTCAGTAGCACAACGAATCAAACCTTATCTCTTTGAAGAAAACCACTTTGTATCAATGATGGCTGGTGTTCCAATCAATCAAATTAAGAATAAATTAAATGCACATAATCCAGTCGCACGCATTATGCCGAATACGAATGCACATGTTCAGCAATCGGTTACCGGCATATCTTATTCTGATAATTTTGGTGAAGATGCTAAATCAAATCTTAATGCCCTACTGGAAGCATTCGGTACATCTATCGAAGTGAAAGAAGAATCTCTTCATGATGTCACTGCAATAACAGGAAGTGGACCTGCGTTTCTTTACTATGTATATGAAGAATATATAAAAGCTGCAAAGCATCTTGGACTGTCTCCTGATGATACGGATATTGCCGTGAGAAACTTGATTATAGGTACTGGAAGAATGCTGGAAAACTCAGAACTTTCAATTGATCAGCTACGCGAAAATATTACCTCTAAAGGGGGAACAACTAAAGCCGGATTAGATGCTCTGCGCAAGCATCCAATAGAAGAAATATTTATTGATTGTTTAGAACACGCGTTGAACAGAAGCAAAGAACTAAGTGAATAA
- the rnz gene encoding ribonuclease Z: MKIICLGTSAGLPTKERNTQTTILSLNPLYNEYWMFDCGEAAQHQILHTNIKLGKLTHIFISHLHGDHIFGLPGVLTSRSFQGGQDKKLTLYGPAGLKQFVDTVLTISCSHLNYPLEIIEIDHGDEFIINDIEITVGALKHGIPSFGYRVVMPDTAGNLIKEKLIAEGIAPGPVYKEFKLREQVTVNGKIYNTEDFKTAGKKGKRLVFFGDTMPCENEASLAENADVVVHECTYLDGDVELSHKYYHSHIDDVLSFVSTGNVKKLIINHVSNRYTTKDINRLLAEIETKTECEVFIADDFSEYDVE, translated from the coding sequence TTGAAGATTATTTGTTTAGGAACGAGCGCCGGATTACCTACAAAAGAAAGAAATACGCAGACGACGATCCTTTCTTTAAATCCACTCTATAATGAATACTGGATGTTTGATTGTGGGGAAGCAGCACAACATCAAATATTACATACTAACATTAAACTTGGTAAGCTCACGCATATATTTATTTCTCATCTGCATGGAGATCATATCTTTGGACTACCAGGTGTATTAACTTCAAGAAGTTTTCAAGGGGGTCAGGACAAAAAACTGACATTATATGGTCCAGCTGGGTTAAAACAGTTTGTTGATACAGTACTGACGATTTCCTGTTCACATCTTAATTATCCTCTTGAGATTATCGAGATTGATCATGGTGACGAATTTATTATCAATGATATCGAAATAACAGTTGGAGCATTAAAACATGGGATCCCTTCATTCGGATACAGAGTAGTAATGCCTGATACGGCTGGTAACTTAATAAAAGAAAAGTTGATAGCTGAAGGCATCGCTCCAGGTCCGGTCTATAAAGAGTTTAAGTTGCGTGAACAAGTCACAGTAAATGGGAAAATATATAACACTGAGGATTTTAAGACTGCCGGAAAAAAAGGGAAGAGGCTCGTATTTTTTGGAGATACAATGCCTTGTGAAAACGAAGCTTCTTTGGCAGAGAATGCAGATGTTGTTGTACATGAGTGTACATATCTCGATGGGGATGTAGAATTAAGTCATAAATACTATCATAGTCATATTGATGATGTCCTATCTTTTGTCAGTACGGGAAATGTGAAAAAGCTTATTATCAATCATGTCAGCAATCGCTATACTACTAAAGATATAAATCGATTACTAGCTGAAATAGAAACTAAAACAGAATGTGAAGTTTTTATTGCAGATGATTTTTCTGAGTACGATGTGGAATAA
- the zwf gene encoding glucose-6-phosphate dehydrogenase — protein MDIKKQNIPCLITIFGATGDLSHRKLFPSLFHLFQQGNLNDQIAIIGIGRRDWSNDKFRAEIRASIENFVADTHKIDAFMEHVFYQPHDVNDAASYASLKSLSETLDSEFNLQGNRLFYLAMAPEFFGTVTDHLKLSGLTKTDGFKRLIIEKPFGKDLKSAEQLNQQIRKSFKEEEIYRIDHYLGKDMVQNIEVIRFSNAMFEPLWNNKYISNIQVTSSEILGVEDRGGYYDKSGALKDMVQNHMLQIVSLLAMEPPISLSSEDIRNEKVKALRSIRKIKPEHVKSYFVRGQYDAGEINGEKVKKYRDEDNVAPDSNTPTFVAAKVMLDNFRWAGVPFYIRTGKRMKEKEIRVVVEFKEMPMNLYYQKDNELDSNLLIINIQPNEGIELHLNARKYIEGIDTEPVKLSYAMTTQDKMNTVDAYEGLIYDCLRGDATNFTHWEELKATWSYVDTVAEYWDNNPAPFPNYPAGSNGPIKSELLLSRDNFHWWDF, from the coding sequence TTGGATATAAAAAAGCAAAATATTCCCTGCTTAATTACCATTTTTGGTGCAACAGGCGACTTAAGTCATCGTAAATTATTTCCATCCCTGTTCCATCTTTTTCAACAAGGAAATCTCAATGACCAAATTGCAATCATAGGAATCGGCCGACGTGACTGGTCAAACGATAAATTCAGAGCCGAAATCAGAGCATCTATCGAGAACTTCGTAGCTGATACACATAAGATTGACGCCTTTATGGAACACGTATTTTACCAGCCGCATGATGTAAATGATGCAGCAAGCTATGCATCGCTCAAATCTCTTTCAGAAACTTTGGATAGTGAATTTAATCTGCAAGGTAACCGCCTATTTTATTTAGCAATGGCTCCAGAATTCTTTGGTACTGTTACCGATCATTTAAAATTAAGTGGCCTTACAAAGACGGATGGTTTCAAACGTTTAATAATTGAAAAACCATTCGGTAAGGATCTGAAATCTGCTGAACAGTTGAATCAGCAGATTCGTAAATCATTCAAAGAAGAAGAAATATATCGTATCGACCACTATCTTGGAAAAGATATGGTGCAAAACATTGAGGTCATCCGCTTTAGCAATGCTATGTTCGAACCATTATGGAACAATAAATACATCTCAAATATCCAGGTCACTTCATCTGAAATACTTGGTGTTGAAGATCGAGGAGGCTACTATGACAAGAGTGGCGCCCTTAAAGACATGGTTCAGAATCATATGCTGCAAATCGTTTCTCTTCTGGCAATGGAGCCTCCTATCTCACTCTCATCAGAAGATATCAGAAATGAAAAAGTAAAAGCTTTACGTTCCATTCGTAAGATCAAACCAGAACATGTCAAAAGCTATTTTGTTCGCGGGCAGTATGATGCTGGTGAAATCAACGGTGAGAAGGTAAAAAAATATCGTGATGAAGATAATGTCGCACCAGATAGTAATACCCCTACTTTCGTTGCAGCGAAAGTCATGCTTGATAACTTCAGATGGGCCGGTGTGCCATTTTATATTAGAACTGGAAAGCGCATGAAAGAAAAAGAAATCAGAGTGGTTGTAGAATTCAAAGAAATGCCGATGAATCTATATTATCAAAAAGACAACGAACTCGATTCAAATCTGCTGATCATCAACATTCAGCCAAACGAAGGCATTGAACTTCATTTAAATGCTCGTAAATATATAGAAGGTATCGACACAGAGCCTGTAAAGCTCTCTTATGCGATGACTACACAAGATAAGATGAATACCGTAGATGCATACGAAGGATTAATCTATGACTGTTTACGTGGTGATGCGACAAACTTTACGCATTGGGAAGAATTGAAAGCAACTTGGTCATATGTTGATACAGTAGCGGAATACTGGGATAATAATCCAGCACCATTTCCAAACTACCCAGCAGGGAGCAACGGACCAATCAAGAGCGAATTACTGCTTAGTCGTGACAATTTCCATTGGTGGGACTTCTAA
- a CDS encoding helix-turn-helix domain-containing protein → MMKSIETVQKTIVYLEDHLLQSFTLDDLSNYLEESAFHITQSFTMITGMTVEEYLHSRKMTEAANYLLNGNYRLVDVAKKYGYTSAHEFSTAFSEFHGTSPIQARANPEKLQMVHRLYLQLSTTTKPPAHYSIKHADHTELVGKSVRIDNQHLSNQFLIPDLIYNENQDGFIDELLHLSTNGKLYVTLHPDITGVHIFIGVQSERSYHYETSAINRAQYAVFQSRGHLDYIFSEIWYSIEKQVDLQLNYLRNEQFVYVLPSDYAFDNHFNKVELWIPIEKQF, encoded by the coding sequence ATGATGAAATCAATTGAAACTGTCCAAAAAACAATCGTATATCTTGAAGATCATTTATTACAGTCATTTACACTTGATGACCTTAGTAATTACCTTGAAGAGAGTGCATTCCATATTACACAGTCCTTTACCATGATCACAGGAATGACTGTGGAAGAATACCTCCACAGCAGGAAGATGACAGAAGCTGCAAACTATTTATTGAACGGAAACTATAGACTTGTCGACGTTGCAAAAAAGTACGGCTATACGAGTGCTCATGAATTCAGTACAGCTTTTAGTGAATTTCATGGAACTTCTCCGATACAAGCCCGTGCAAATCCAGAGAAACTCCAGATGGTTCATCGCCTTTATCTGCAGCTCTCAACAACAACGAAGCCCCCCGCGCATTATAGTATAAAACATGCTGATCATACTGAGTTAGTCGGAAAATCCGTCAGAATAGATAACCAGCATCTATCGAATCAATTTTTAATTCCTGATCTAATCTATAATGAAAACCAGGATGGATTTATCGATGAATTGTTGCATTTGAGTACGAATGGTAAATTATATGTAACACTTCATCCGGATATAACAGGTGTTCATATATTTATCGGCGTTCAGTCAGAACGATCTTATCATTATGAAACTTCCGCCATCAATCGTGCTCAATATGCAGTATTTCAATCCAGAGGACATCTGGATTATATTTTCAGTGAGATTTGGTATTCTATCGAAAAACAGGTCGATCTTCAACTTAATTATTTAAGGAATGAGCAGTTTGTCTATGTGCTTCCTTCAGATTATGCATTCGACAACCACTTTAATAAAGTAGAGCTATGGATTCCTATAGAGAAACAATTCTAA
- the gndA gene encoding NADP-dependent phosphogluconate dehydrogenase, whose amino-acid sequence MSKQQIGVIGLAVMGKNLAWNIESRGNSVSVYNRSSDKTDLMMKESTGKNIHPTYTLEEFVNSLETPRKIMMMVKAGEATDATIESLLPLLDKGDILIDGGNTNYNDTVRRNVYLSEKGINFIGTGVSGGEEGALHGPSIMPGGQKEAYELVKPILESIAAKAKDGKPCVAYIGPDGAGHYVKMVHNGIEYADMQLIAESYDLMKNVLNMSHQEIAETFKTWNEGELDSYLIEITADIFNKLDEDGTPLVEKVLDKAGQKGTGKWTSINALDLGVPLTIITESVFARTISSQKDERVIAHEAIQNEKNNFEGNKDEFLEAIREALYMSKICCYAQGFAQMKEASDSYNWDLQLGDLAMIWREGCIIRAQFLQKIKDAYDLDNDLQNLLLDPYFKGIVEKYQQSLRTVASTAILTGTPVPTFASAINYFDSYTAKDLPANLIQAQRDYFGAHTYERKDKAGTFHTDWK is encoded by the coding sequence ATGAGTAAACAACAAATAGGTGTTATTGGTCTTGCAGTTATGGGTAAAAATCTTGCATGGAATATTGAATCGAGAGGTAATTCTGTTTCAGTCTATAATCGTTCAAGTGACAAAACAGACTTAATGATGAAAGAATCAACTGGTAAGAATATTCATCCGACATATACTTTGGAAGAATTCGTAAATAGTCTTGAAACTCCCCGAAAGATTATGATGATGGTTAAAGCAGGAGAAGCAACAGATGCGACAATTGAAAGTCTATTGCCATTATTAGATAAAGGTGACATTCTAATTGACGGCGGCAATACCAATTATAATGATACGGTTCGACGTAATGTCTATCTTTCTGAAAAAGGAATCAACTTTATCGGAACGGGTGTTTCTGGTGGTGAAGAAGGCGCACTTCACGGTCCATCTATCATGCCAGGTGGTCAGAAAGAAGCTTATGAACTCGTTAAACCAATTCTAGAATCTATTGCAGCAAAAGCTAAGGATGGCAAGCCGTGTGTCGCTTATATTGGTCCAGATGGAGCAGGACATTATGTGAAGATGGTACATAACGGTATAGAATATGCGGATATGCAGCTTATAGCAGAAAGCTATGATCTGATGAAGAATGTACTCAATATGTCACATCAAGAAATTGCAGAAACATTTAAGACATGGAATGAAGGAGAGCTAGATAGCTATCTTATCGAAATTACGGCTGATATCTTTAATAAGCTAGATGAAGATGGCACACCGCTTGTAGAGAAAGTACTGGACAAAGCAGGACAAAAAGGTACAGGTAAGTGGACATCAATTAATGCGCTTGACTTAGGGGTTCCATTAACGATTATTACCGAATCTGTATTTGCCAGAACGATATCAAGTCAAAAAGATGAACGTGTAATTGCGCATGAAGCTATTCAAAATGAAAAGAATAATTTTGAAGGAAATAAGGATGAATTCCTTGAAGCCATTCGTGAAGCATTATATATGAGTAAGATTTGTTGTTATGCTCAAGGATTTGCACAGATGAAAGAAGCTTCAGACAGCTATAACTGGGACTTACAGCTTGGTGATCTCGCAATGATCTGGCGTGAAGGGTGTATTATACGTGCACAGTTCTTACAAAAGATCAAAGACGCATATGATCTTGATAATGATCTTCAGAATTTATTGCTTGATCCTTATTTTAAAGGGATTGTTGAAAAATATCAGCAAAGTTTAAGAACGGTTGCATCAACTGCAATTTTGACAGGTACACCGGTACCGACTTTTGCTTCTGCAATCAACTATTTTGATTCATATACTGCGAAAGATCTTCCTGCTAACCTTATCCAGGCACAGCGTGATTATTTTGGAGCACACACATATGAAAGAAAAGATAAAGCAGGTACATTCCATACGGACTGGAAATAA